The Pyrococcus horikoshii OT3 genome includes a window with the following:
- a CDS encoding methyltransferase RsmF C-terminal domain-like protein, whose amino-acid sequence MDIREMLIEQYGYAPEGLILEVKGKKIYAYKPCDFPENGHNGIYIGAIEKDGIRLTIEGSFIIGPNAKRNVIEVDDERAKSWMRGEDIEVNEEGNRWVILKWRDFWLGGGKLVNGVVKNYIPKERRLNF is encoded by the coding sequence ATGGACATTAGGGAAATGCTCATTGAGCAATATGGATACGCTCCGGAAGGCTTGATTCTGGAAGTTAAGGGAAAGAAGATCTATGCATATAAGCCCTGCGATTTTCCCGAGAACGGTCATAATGGAATTTACATAGGGGCTATAGAAAAGGATGGGATAAGACTAACGATAGAAGGATCTTTCATAATAGGACCTAATGCTAAGAGGAACGTAATAGAGGTTGATGATGAGAGGGCTAAATCATGGATGAGAGGGGAGGACATCGAGGTTAATGAGGAGGGAAACAGATGGGTAATACTGAAGTGGAGGGATTTCTGGCTTGGAGGTGGCAAGTTAGTAAATGGTGTCGTTAAAAACTACATTCCAAAGGAGAGGAGGTTAAACTTTTAG